The Prevotella herbatica genome contains the following window.
GTGTTTTTGTAGTCCAAATATTGGTGATAGCGTGTGTCAAAGCCTTTGCCGCTCTCTCCATAAGGTCGATAGAGGAAATAGGCTCATGCTCTATAGTATAATTGTCCAACTCATGTATTTGAGTACTATTAAATATCTTCATAATGCTGCAAAAATACAAAATTAATGCTAATCGGTAGGTATAGTTCCACATATTTTTAGTAATTTTGCAACAAAATATTTTAATTCGCACTATGGACTTTGTTAAAATCAAGGACAAAACGTTTAAAACGTTTATTCCTGAATCCGAGATTCTGCAACGTGTAAAGGTTGTTGCTGAAAAGATCAACAAGGATATGGATGGTAAAAACCCACTCTTGCTGGCTGTATTAAACGGTTCTTTTATATTTGCTGCGGACTTGATCCGCAATATAAATATTCCTTGTGAGATTTCTTTCGTTAAACTAGCTTCTTATCAAGGAACCACTTCAACGGGTAAGATAAAAGAGGTTATTGGTCTTAATGAGGATCTTTCTGGAAGAACAGTCATTATCGTTGAGGACATTGTTGATACAGGTTTCACTATGAAGAGCATGATAGAGAGCTTGGGTACACGTAATCCAGAGGCTATTCATATTTGTACTCTTCTATTCAAACCGGGAAAGCTTCAGGTGCCTCTAGATATAAAATATGCCGCAATGGAAATCCCTAACGACTTTATTGTTGGATATGGCTTGGATTATGATCAGCAGGGTCGCCAGCTTAGAGATATCTATACTGTTTGTGACGAAAAAGAAACAGCGAAATAAATTATAATAATAAAAAACAGATGAAGAATATTGTTATTTTCGGAGCTCCTGGTGCCGGTAAGGGTACTCAGAGTGACAAAATTATTGAGAAGTATGGTCTTGGACACATCTCTACTGGTGACGTGCTTCGTAATGAAATCAAGAATGGTACAGAACTTGGCAAGACTGCTAAGGGATTTATTGACAACGGTCAGCTCATTCCTGATGAATTGATGGTTAATATCCTTGCAAGCGTTTATGATTCATTCGGTACAGACCATAAGGGCGTAATTTTTGATGGTTTCCCACGCACAACTCCACAGGCTGAGGCTTTGAAGAAAATGCTTTCAGATCGTGGTCACAAAATTGCTGCAATGATAGAACTAGATGTTCCTGAGGAGGAACTGATGGCTCGCCTCATCAACCGTGGTAAAGAAAGTGGACGTAGTGATGATAACGAAGAGACAATAAAGAAGCGTCTAAACGTTTATCACACACAGACTTCTCCACTAATCGACTGGTATGAGAAGGAAGGTGTACACTATCATGTAAAGGGTATCGGAACTTTAGAGGAAATCTTCGGACGTGTTTCTGACGTTATTGATAACCTTGCTGATTAATTAAATTAAAACAAAATAATGGCTGAATCCAATTTCGTTGACTACGTTAAGATTTATTGCCGCTCTGGTAAGGGCGGAAGAGGCTCCATGCATTTACGTCATGTGAAATACCAATATAACGGCGGTCCTGACGGCGGTGATGGCGGACATGGTGGAAGCGTATATTTAAGAGGTAATCATAATTACTGGACATTGCTTCATTTGAAGTATCAGCGCCACGTGGCTGCTGAGCATGGGGGCAATGGCAGTAGCGACAAATGTCACGGTACCGATGGTAAGAACTTCTATATTGATGTACCTTGCGGTACCGTGGTATATAATGCAGAAACAGGTAAGTATATCTGTGATGTATCTTATGATGGGCAGGAAGTGCTTTTGTTGAAAGGTGGTCGTGGTGGACTTGGTAATTTCCAGTTCCGTACGTCTACTAATCAAGCTCCACGATATGCACAGCCAGGAGAACCTATGGAGGAGATGAATATCATCCTTGAATTAAAACTCCTTGCTGATGTAGGTCTTGTTGGATTACCTAACGCAGGTAAATCTACTTTGCTTTCTTCGTTGTCAAGTGCTCGTCCCAAAATAGCTAATTATCCTTTCACGACATTGGAACCTTCTTTGGGTATTGTCGCATATCATGATAATAAGTCGTTTGTGATGGCTGATATCCCTGGTATTATAGAGGGCGCAAGTGAAGGCAAGGGACTTGGACTTAGATTCCTTAGACATATTGAGCGCAACTCTCTGTTCCTGTTTATGGTTCCTGGTGACACTGAAGACATCAAGCACGAATATGAAGTATTGCTTAATGAACTCAAAAAGTTTAATCCTGAAATGCTTGATAAACACCGCGTGTTAGCTGTTACAAAGTGTGACTTGCTAGACGATGAGCTTATTGAAATGTTGAAAGAAACTTTACCAGATTCTCTTCCGGTAGTGTTTATTTCTTCTGTCACAGGATTTGGACTAAATGAGCTTAAGGACATATTGTGGCGCGAGCTCAATAGCGAAAGCAATAAGTTGCAGGAAATAGTTTCAGAAGATACTCTTGTACATCGTGATAAGGATATGGCTGTATTTGCTGATGAAATTCATGCAGAAGGTGCAGATGAGGAAGACTTAGAGTTTGTTGATGATGATGATATCGAAGATCTTGATGACTTCGAATATGATGACAATAAAGATGCGGAATGATTAAGCCTGTATTGAAATATTATAATATCGCCGATTGTGTAAAAGCTTTCAGTTCTACTCGAAAGGGTGGGGTAAGCAAAGCAGAATTCGGTGAGTTTAATATTAATGGTTTCTGCGGTGACGATGATGCGTGTATTGCAGAAAACAAAAAGGCTTTGGCTGAAGAACTTTGTATTGGTGTTGAGGATATCATCATACCTCACCAGATTCATAGAATTGAATGTCGCACCATCGCTCCTGAGTTTTTTAGTATGCCAGAAAGTGTTCGCAAGATGCTTCTTGAGGGAGTGGATTGTGTGCTTACTGATATCAAAAACTTATGTATCGGAGTTTCTACAGCAGATTGCATTCCTATTCTTCTTTATGATGATGAACACCATGCCATAGCTGCAGTGCATGCAGGGTGGCGTGGAACTCTCAATCGTATTGCGCATCGTGCCATAGTGGAAATGTGCAATGTGTATAAATCTTATCCTTCACGCATTAAAGCCGTGATAGGACCTGGTATATCTATGGAAAACTTTGAAGTTGGCGATGAGGTCTATCAACAGTTTGAAGCTGTTGGATTCAATATGCCACTTATTTCCAAGAAGTACGAAAAATGGCATATCAATCTTCCTGAATGTAATCATATTCAATTAAGGGAAGCTGGACTTAAAGATGAAAATATCTTGATGTCTGGAATATGTACTTTCTCTCGCTCCGAGGATTATTTCTCAGCCCGCAAGCTTGGACAGCATTCGGGAAGAATATTCTCTGGAATTATGATTTCTGAATAGCCGGTTGTGTCAATCCGCTTTCAGAAAGAGCTATAACTCTTTTAAATTTAACCTTTGATGAATCTTTATGAATTTCAATTTGAAACACTTTTTACTGGGCGTTTCTCTCATAGTGACAATGTCTGCTATGACCCCGGCAAAAAAAACTTTCTCTGCTGCTGAACAGCAACAGATTGCTATTCCTACGTCTGGACTTTTTGATCGTTCTAATGCTTTTAGCATCGATTTTAGTGCAATTAAAAGTAATGGCTATTCTTTTCCATTGCCAGTTGGTAAGGTGAAAGTAGTTGATGACAATCAGGCACTTGAGATTTCTACTTCTGCTGGTGATGCTGTTAAGGCTATGTTTGGCGGTGTCGTTCGTTTATCACGAAACGTTAATGGATCTGGAAATGTTGTTGTTGTTAGACATGACAACGGCATAGAGACAGTTTATGCTAATAATGCTCAGAATATGGTTACTGTTGGACAGCGTGTAAAGGCAGGGCAAACTGTGGCTATCGTCGGCTCAGATGCAGGTCGTACATATTGCAAGTTCAGTTTGATGGTTAATGGTGGTAGAATTAATCCAAAGACTTTCATTGACTTGAATAGTCATACGCTCCGCAAGCAGACTGTCTTGTGCAAGAAAAATGGAACTTATGTAGATGTATCTGTTATTGAAAATTCAGAAAAACAGCCTAAGGATGTTAAAGACATAATTGTCTCTGATAATGATGACAAAATTGATTTTACGGGTATGCCAAAATCAGAATGGGCTTATCCATTACCTGGAAGTCACGTGATAAGTCCCTTCGGTGGTGCCCGTCATCATCCAGGTATTGACCTGAAGACACGACCTAATGATAATATCTGTGCTGCTTTCGACGGAGTCGTTATTATGGCAGGTAATTATTTTGGATATGGCAATTGCATCAAAATTAAACATAACAATGGACTTGTGACTTTGTATGGTCATCAATCACGTAATTTAGTGAAGAATGGTGAGAAAGTCAAGGCTGGACAAATCATAGGACTTACAGGTAGAACAGGACGCGCTACTACTGAGCATTTACATTTTGAGGTATTCTTCAAGGGACACAGATTAGATCCTTCTTCTATATTTGACACCGCTAATAAGTCTTTGCAGCAAATCACGCTTACCTGTAAAAATGGTGTTGTGAAAACTCAGCGTAATTACTTCGCAAAAAAATAGATAAATTAGATCCTTCTGATTTATTACTATCAATAAAAAAAAAGCTCCTTCATAAAAGGAGCTTTTCTTATTTCTACTTGTGTCTGGTGGCTCTTTGTTCGCGGTATTTCGCCTTTTGGCGAGCGCTTCCTGAACCATGAGCGCCGGTAATGTACTTTTTCTTTTTGGCTTTAGTCTTCACTTTTTCTTCTTTTGGTTCACCACTAGAAGGTTTTTTAAAGACTATACCTTGCTCGATAATTTCGTCGATATCACTCATATATTTATTTTAATGATGGAATAAGCGTACTCCAGTGAATGACATTGTTATGCCATACTTATCGCATGTATCAATAACATTGTCATCACGTATAGAGCCACCTGCTTGCGCGATATATTCTACACCGCTCTTGTGGGCACGCTCTATGTTGTCTCCAAATGGGAAGAATGCATCGCTTCCAAGTGCCACTTTTGTATTTTGGGCAATCCATGCTTTCTTTTCTTCCATTGTGAACACTTCTGGCTTTTCTGTAAAGAACATCTGCCATGTTCCGTCACGTAGCACGTCATCATGCTCTTCGCTTATATAAACGTCTATTGTATTATCACGGTCAGCACGACGTATTCCTTCTTTGAAAGGAAGGTTCATCACCTTTGGTGCTTGACGCAACCACCATGTATCAGCTTTGCTTCCTGCAAGGCGAGTACAGTGAATACGACTTTGTTGTCCCGCACCGATACCAATAGCTTGACCGTCTTTTACGTAGCATACAGAATTGCTCTGTGTGTATTTAAGTGTAATAAGCGCAATGATTAAATCGCGTTTTGCCTCTTCGCTGTAAGTCTTATTCTTAGTAGGAATGTTCTCAAATAGTTTTGGATCATCCAGCTTTATTTCATTACGTCCTTGCTCAAAAGTTATTCCAAATACTTGCTTGTGCTCTATTGGAGTTGGCTTGTATTCTGGATCAATCTTTATCACATTGTATGTGCCTTTGCGCTTATCCTTCAAAATCTCAATTGCTTCAGGAGTGTAATCAGGTGCGATAACACCGTCACTTACTTCTCGTTTCAATAGAGTTGCTGTTGCTGCATCGCATGTGTCGCTTAGTGCAACAAAGTCTCCGTATGAACACATGCGGTCTGCTCCGCGTGCACGTGCATAGGCGCATGCCAATGGTGTAAGAGGAATCTTTACGTCGTCAACGAAATAGATTTTCTTTAATGTATCGCTGAGAGGCAAACCGATAGCTGCTCCTGCTGGTGATACATGTTTAAAACTTGCTGCTGCTGGCAGACCAGTAGCTTCTTTAAGTTCCTTTACTAATTGCCAGCTGTTTAGTGCATCAAGGAAATTGATGTAGCCAGGGCGACCGTTAATGACTTCGATTGGTAATTCACCTTCTTCCATATATATTCTGGAAGGTTTCTGATTGGGATTACATCCGTACTTTAAAGCTAATTCTTTCATTCTTGAGGGTTAATTAAACTTTTTGCAAAGATAATCATATTTTTTTTATTACCTTTGCAACTTGGAAATTATTTCGTTAGGTTATGAAACGTAAAATTGGTTTCCTACTTAAGGAAGTGGGAACAAAACTTGTAGAGAAAGCGAAGATTGGTAATGACTTTGAGAAGATGTCACTCTTTTTCTCTCAGCACCACATCAATCTCAAGTCATCTTCGTTGAAGAAGATTTGGCATTATCTTTATGGTGCCGAAAAACCTTCTCGTGAAACCTTGGATAGACTGGCATTGTTTGCCGGATTCCAGGATTGGGAAAGTTTAAAGGATACTTTTTTAGATGATGAGAAGAAAACAAAAACAAAGGAA
Protein-coding sequences here:
- the hpt gene encoding hypoxanthine phosphoribosyltransferase produces the protein MDFVKIKDKTFKTFIPESEILQRVKVVAEKINKDMDGKNPLLLAVLNGSFIFAADLIRNINIPCEISFVKLASYQGTTSTGKIKEVIGLNEDLSGRTVIIVEDIVDTGFTMKSMIESLGTRNPEAIHICTLLFKPGKLQVPLDIKYAAMEIPNDFIVGYGLDYDQQGRQLRDIYTVCDEKETAK
- a CDS encoding adenylate kinase; the protein is MKNIVIFGAPGAGKGTQSDKIIEKYGLGHISTGDVLRNEIKNGTELGKTAKGFIDNGQLIPDELMVNILASVYDSFGTDHKGVIFDGFPRTTPQAEALKKMLSDRGHKIAAMIELDVPEEELMARLINRGKESGRSDDNEETIKKRLNVYHTQTSPLIDWYEKEGVHYHVKGIGTLEEIFGRVSDVIDNLAD
- the obgE gene encoding GTPase ObgE; translated protein: MAESNFVDYVKIYCRSGKGGRGSMHLRHVKYQYNGGPDGGDGGHGGSVYLRGNHNYWTLLHLKYQRHVAAEHGGNGSSDKCHGTDGKNFYIDVPCGTVVYNAETGKYICDVSYDGQEVLLLKGGRGGLGNFQFRTSTNQAPRYAQPGEPMEEMNIILELKLLADVGLVGLPNAGKSTLLSSLSSARPKIANYPFTTLEPSLGIVAYHDNKSFVMADIPGIIEGASEGKGLGLRFLRHIERNSLFLFMVPGDTEDIKHEYEVLLNELKKFNPEMLDKHRVLAVTKCDLLDDELIEMLKETLPDSLPVVFISSVTGFGLNELKDILWRELNSESNKLQEIVSEDTLVHRDKDMAVFADEIHAEGADEEDLEFVDDDDIEDLDDFEYDDNKDAE
- the pgeF gene encoding peptidoglycan editing factor PgeF, with protein sequence MIKPVLKYYNIADCVKAFSSTRKGGVSKAEFGEFNINGFCGDDDACIAENKKALAEELCIGVEDIIIPHQIHRIECRTIAPEFFSMPESVRKMLLEGVDCVLTDIKNLCIGVSTADCIPILLYDDEHHAIAAVHAGWRGTLNRIAHRAIVEMCNVYKSYPSRIKAVIGPGISMENFEVGDEVYQQFEAVGFNMPLISKKYEKWHINLPECNHIQLREAGLKDENILMSGICTFSRSEDYFSARKLGQHSGRIFSGIMISE
- a CDS encoding M23 family metallopeptidase encodes the protein MSAMTPAKKTFSAAEQQQIAIPTSGLFDRSNAFSIDFSAIKSNGYSFPLPVGKVKVVDDNQALEISTSAGDAVKAMFGGVVRLSRNVNGSGNVVVVRHDNGIETVYANNAQNMVTVGQRVKAGQTVAIVGSDAGRTYCKFSLMVNGGRINPKTFIDLNSHTLRKQTVLCKKNGTYVDVSVIENSEKQPKDVKDIIVSDNDDKIDFTGMPKSEWAYPLPGSHVISPFGGARHHPGIDLKTRPNDNICAAFDGVVIMAGNYFGYGNCIKIKHNNGLVTLYGHQSRNLVKNGEKVKAGQIIGLTGRTGRATTEHLHFEVFFKGHRLDPSSIFDTANKSLQQITLTCKNGVVKTQRNYFAKK
- a CDS encoding phosphoribosylaminoimidazolecarboxamide formyltransferase; its protein translation is MKELALKYGCNPNQKPSRIYMEEGELPIEVINGRPGYINFLDALNSWQLVKELKEATGLPAAASFKHVSPAGAAIGLPLSDTLKKIYFVDDVKIPLTPLACAYARARGADRMCSYGDFVALSDTCDAATATLLKREVSDGVIAPDYTPEAIEILKDKRKGTYNVIKIDPEYKPTPIEHKQVFGITFEQGRNEIKLDDPKLFENIPTKNKTYSEEAKRDLIIALITLKYTQSNSVCYVKDGQAIGIGAGQQSRIHCTRLAGSKADTWWLRQAPKVMNLPFKEGIRRADRDNTIDVYISEEHDDVLRDGTWQMFFTEKPEVFTMEEKKAWIAQNTKVALGSDAFFPFGDNIERAHKSGVEYIAQAGGSIRDDNVIDTCDKYGITMSFTGVRLFHH